DNA from Frateuria edaphi:
CGCATCCGACCGACTGCGCGGCGCTCGCCCAGGCGATCAAGCCGGTCGGCGACGCCTGCCAGTCCTGCCACGAGCAATACCGGTAAGCCAAACGCCAACGGCCGGATGCCATGTTGATGCCAGGGACGACCGACACGACGCACCGCCGCCGCTCGCGGCTGCAGCAGCTGCGGCGGCGGGTGGACAATGCGATGTTCACCCGCGCGCGCTACTCGCAGCCGATGATGCCGGTGATGTGCCTGCTCGGCGGGCTGTTCATGCCGCTGTACTGGTTCCTGTGGACCTATGTGCTGCCGCAGCCCTACAGCAACCTCGGCCTGCACCTCGCCGGCTGCGCGGCGCTGCTGCCGCTGGCGTGGCAACGCTGGTGGCCGCGCTCGTTCAAGCCGTGGCTGCCGCTGTACTGGTACGCGGTGATCACGTTCGTGCTGCCGTTCTTCTTCGGCTACCTGTGGCTGCGCAACGGCGGCACGATCGTCTGGATGGGTGCGCACCTGTTCTCCATCTTCATCACCATGATGCTGTTCGACCTGGCCAGCTTCGCGCTCATCTGCAGCCTGGGCACGGCGCTGGCCGCGCTGGCGTTCCAGCTCGGGCCGCACGGGGCCTGGCCGTGGCACGCGCTGTTGCAATACGCACCGCTGCTGGCGCTGACGCTGATCCTTGGGCCGCTGGCCAGCCTCTCGCAGAAGTTCGCCGACGAGGCCAAGGTCAAGGCGCTGATCGGCGCTTCCAACAACATCGCGCACGAGCTGCGTACGCCGCTGGGCTCGGTGCAGATGGCCGGTCGCGCGATTGGCCGGTACCTGCCCAACCTGCTGGAGAGCCACCGCGTGGCCGAGCGCGCCGGACTGCCCGTGGCCGCGCTGCGCAACCCTCACCTGCAGGCCCTGCAGCGCGGCATCTCGGTGATCGAACACGAGGTCAACCACGCGCACACCGTGATCGACATGTTGCTGATGGCGGCCAGGCCGATGGGTACGCTGCAGCTCGAGCCGCTGCAGGCGCGCGCCTGCGTGGCGCAGGCGCTGGCGCGCTACCCGTACGCCTCGCAGGCCGAGCGCGAGCGCGTGCAGCTGTCGGCCGAGCCCACCGACTTCGTGCTGATGGGTTCGGAGACGCTGCTTACGCACGTGCTCTTCAACCTGTTGCGCAACGCGCTGTTCCACACCGGCCGGGCCGGCAAGGGCGAGATCCACGTGAGCCTGGACAGCGATGCGGGCGGCCACTGCATCCGCGTGCGGGACACCGGGCCCGGCATCCCGCCCGACGTGCTGCCGCGCATCTTCAACCGCTTCTATTCCTACAGCGAAAGCCGCGACGGCACCGGGCTGGGCATCGGCCTGGCTTTCTCCCAAAGTGCCGTCGAGCGCATGGGCGGTCGAATCAGCTGCCGCTCGCGCTGGGGCGAATACACCGAGTTTTTCGTGGCGTTCCCGCCATGCGTGCCAACAGGACAGGGACTTCCGGCATGAGCATCGACTTTCACGGCGACATCCTGCCGTTCCACTTCCCCACCACCACGCTGCTGGTGGACGACCACGAGACATACCTCGACAGCATGCCCCTGCTGCTCGATCCGGCCCTGCGCCTGCGCAGCTACAGCTCGCCGCGCAAGGCGCTGGCCGAACTGGGCAGCCACGGCATCCGCGCCGTGCCGGGTGGCGGCTGGATGTACCACTGGAAGGACCGCTCCTCGCAGACGCGCGAACTGGTCGCACTGGACATCGATTCCATCCACCGCGTGATGTTCGACCCGGAGCGTTTCGCCGAGGTGTCGGTGGTGGTCGTGGACCTGACCATGCCCGAGATGGATGGCATTTCGTTCTGCCGCGAACTGGCCAATCCCCACATCGGCAAGATCCTGCTGACCGGCACCGCCGACGACTGCACCGCCATCGAAGCCTTCAACGCCGGCGTGATCGACCGCTTCATCCGCAAGAGCGATCCGCAGGCGATCGACAAGCTGCAACTGGCCATCCGAGCGCTGCAGCGGCGCTACTTCGAGCGCGTGGGCGGGTTCGTGGCCGAAGCGCTGGCGCTGGGCAACGTGCGATTCCTGCGCGACCGCGCCTTCCAGCAGGCCTTCCGCGGCCTGGTCGGCGACTTCCCTGCGGTGGAGTGCTACCTGCACGTCAACCCCACCGGCCTGCTGCTGCTGGACGAGCGCGGCCGCGGCCGCTTCGTGCTGGTGCAGACCGACGAGGACCTGCGGGCGCACTACGAGATCGCCAGCGACCTGGGCGCCCCGGAAGTACTGCTGGCCGCGTTGCGCGAAGGCGACCGATTGCCATGGTTCGGCGAGGGCGACGGCTACTTCCACGAAGGCATCCGCGAAACGGAAGCGCTGCTGCACCCGGCCGTGACCGTGCGCGGCGAGCAGTGGTACCACTTGGCGGTGATCGAGGACGTCTCCCGCTTCCAGCTCGGCAAACTGCGCAATTACCACGACTGGCTGGGTGAGCAGGACCAGGCCCTGGGGGCCTGATGACCTGGCAGGGGCTTCAGCCCGCCATGGCATCGAAGCGCCGGGTCGAGGCCCATCCTAGCCTGCAGTAACTCTCTTGGCCGGGCCCGAGAGTCGGCAGTCGCGCCCAAGGGTCCACAACGGTTTCGCAGGCGGTTCGCTACATCCGCTGGCGGCCGCGCAGGATCTGCCAGTACATCACCCAGTCGCCGGCCAGGCTGTAGAGCGGATGGCGGAAAGTCGCCGGGCGGTTCTTCTCGAACACGAAATGCCCGACCCAGGCGAAGCCATAACCGGCCAGCGGGGCCAACCAAAGCCAGCGTGCGTCGCGGGTCACGAGCGCCACGGCGATCACCAGCAACACCAACGTACTGCCGGCGAAATGCAGCCGGCGGCAGGCGGGATTGCGGTGTTCGCCCAGGTAGTAAGGGTAGAAATCGCGGAAACGGGTCGGACATGGCGCAGAACGGTATCCGGCGAGCGATGCCACGAGCGTGCGCCTACCCGGCACCGGGTACAAGCCAACCCGCGTTCCGAAATTTCCGATCGCCAGGAGCGCAAACGCGCGGCGCAGGGGTTGAGGGGCAAGCCAGGCCCTGGAACCGCTCGCACAGGTGCGCTTCGACTTCGCTCGCTGGCGAGCTCCGCACGGCGCGAGCGGTCGTTCAGGTAGCGCAAACCAGTGCTCGGTCTCCTCAGTGCTCCGGGAGCGGGATGAATTCCTTGTCGTCGCCCGGCACCACGCCGAAGTGCCCGGCCGCCCAGTCGGCCTTTGCACGCTCGATGCGCTCGCGCGAGCTGGCCACGAAGTTCCACCACAGATGCCGCTCGCCATCCAGCGGCGCTCCGCCGAACAGCATCAGCCGGCTTGGCGCGCGCGCGCGCAACGGCACCGCGGCGTTTCCGCCCTGCACCGCCATGCGGTCGGCGCCGACCACGACGTCGCCCATTTCCACTTCACCTTCGACCACGTACACGCCCCGCTCGGCGTGCTCGCGCGGCCATTCCAGCGTGGCGCCTTCGGCCAGGTTGGCCTCGATCAGGAACATCGGTGCGAACACCTTCACCGGTGAGCGCTCGCCGTAAGCGGTGCCCGCGATCAACAGCAGTTCGGCGCCATCCCGGCCGATGCGCGGCAGCTCCCCCGCGCCGTGGTGGTGGAACTCCGGTGGGACTTCCGCATCCTCGCGCGGCAGCGCCACCCACAGCTGGATGCCGTGCAGTCGCTGGCCGTCGCGGCGCTCGTCCGGCGGCGTGCGTTCGGAATGCACGATGCCGCGGCCGGCGGTCATCCAGTTGACCTCGCCCGGGCGGATGTCGGCCAGGCTGCCCAGGCTGTCGCGGTGGCGGATCGCCCCCTCGAACAACCACGTGATGGTGGCCAGGCCGATGTGCGGATGCGGTCGCACGTCCATGCCCTTGCCCGGCGCGAAGTCGGCCGGTCCCATGTGATCGAAGAACACGAACGGGCCGACGTGCCGCGCCAGCAGCGCGGGCAGCAGGCGTCGCACCGTGAACCCGTCGCCCAGGTCGTGTTTGCGTCCTTCGATCAATCGTGGCGTGTGGTCCATGTGTCGGTCCTCCGGGCGCTACCAGGCGCGCTGATACTGTACCGGCGCGACCAGCGACACGCCCAACTCCTGTGCGGCGCGGCGGGGGAAGTACGGATCGCGCAGGCTCTCGCGGGCGATCAGCACCAGATCCGCCTCGCCCTTCTCGATGATGCCTGCCGCCTGGGCGGATTCGGTGATCAGGCCCACCGCGCCCGTGGCGATCTCCGCCTCGCGCCGGATCCGCGCGGCGAACGGCACCTGGTATCCGGGGCCGACCGGAATCTTCACGTGCGGCACCACGCCGCCGCTGGACACGTCGATCAGATCCACGCCCAGCGACTTGACCTCGCGCGCCAGCCGCACGCTTTCCTCCACGCTCCAGCCGTGTACGCCCTCGCTCTCCGGTGCCCAATCCGTCGCGGAGACGCGCAGCCATAGCGGTAGCGTGTCCGGCCAAACCTCGCGTACGGCCGCCAGCACCTCGCGCACCAGCCGCGTGCGGTTTTCGAAGCTGCCGCCATAGGCGTCGGTGCGATGGTTGCTGAGCGGCGAGAGGAACTGGTGCAACAGGTAACCGTGCGCCGCATGCACCTCGACCAGCTGGAAGCCCGCGGCGAGCGCGCGCCTGGCGGCCGCACGAAAGTCGTCCACCACCTTGCGCAGTCCTGCGTCGTCCAGCGCCTGCGGCGTATGCCAGCCCTGATCGAACGGGATCGCCGAAGGCGCCACCGTTGGCCAGTCGCCCTGCCCCGCCGCCAGCGGACCGCCGCCCTCCCACGGACGCTGCGCGCTGGCCTTGCGCCCCGCGTGCGCCAGCTGCACGCCCGCGACGGCGTGCTGGCCGCGGATGAAGGCGGTGATCGGCTTCCAGGCGGCCACCTGTGCGTCATTCCAGATACCGGTGTCGCCGGGCGAGATGCGCCCCTCCGGCGAGACCGCGGTGGCTTCGGCGACCACCGCCGCCGCACCGCCCACCGCACGGCTGCCCAGGTGCACCAGGTGCCAGTCATGCGGCACGCCGTCGGTCGCCGAGTACTGGCACATCGGCGCGACGACGATGCGGTTGCGCAGCGTCAGGCTGCGTTGCTCAAAGGAAGTGAACAGGTTCATGCGGTGGCCTTGTCGAAAGACAATGCCATCAGATGACGCCGTGTGGGCTGGGCTTCAAGAGGCAGGGCCGTGCGCGCTCTTCGTGCGGGCCCATCGTGACTCCTAGGCTTGCGATTCCAGCCAGCCCGTGATGCGCGCGGCGACCGGCTCGGGCGTCTTCATCCAACCGAAATGGTCGGCCGTCCCATGCAGGTCATCCGGTGTGAGCACCGCGCGCGTGATGCGCGCGCGGGACAGCTTGCCGAGCAGCCATTCCAACGAGGCTGCCGGACCCAGCCAGTCGTCGCACGGACGCAGCGCAAGGAGCGGGCCGGCAAACGTTGCCATGCCCGGCTCCAGGTCGCCCACGCCTGCGGCGGCGTAACGGCCGGTGCGTCCGCTGCGCGCCCAATCGACGATCACCCCGCGCGCCTCGTTGCCGCCGAAGCCGATCCGACGCCCGGGAAAATGCCCGAACAGTCGGGCCAGCACCGGCGCCGCCACGTATGCCGTGGCGATCAGCCAGGCGCGGCGGAAGTTCTTCCAGTAGGGCGAGCCACTGGCCACCAGCACCAGTCCCGCGATCTGCGCGGAATGCCTTCCGGCGAACATCGTCGCCAGTTGCCCGCCGAGGCTGTGGCCACCCAGGTAGCCGGTGGTTCCTGGCCAGGCGGCGCCCACGGCGGCGAATCCTTGCGGCAGGTCGTCCTGAAGCAAGGTGCGGTAGCCCCAGTCCTGGCGCCTGGACGCGCGCCGGTCACTGGAACCGATGCCGCGCCACTCGTGAAGCGCCACGCCGAGGCCGCGCGCCGCCAGCGCCTGGGCCAGCGGTAGGTAATGCTTCGCCGGCACACCCATCGCGGGCAACCAGTAAAGCCAGCGCCCGCCCATCGGCTCCCCGACCAGCAACAACTGGCTGGCCGCGCCGTCGGAGGCAGTCACGCGGATGACCCGCACAGCAGCGGTCGGATTGGCGTCCATGAAAACCTGCCGAAAAGTCCAAGGCTAGCGAGGCCGCGGCGCACGCACAAAAAAAGGCCGGCTTGCGCCGGCCCTTTTGAAAAGACTCCGCCTGTCTCAGGCTGGTGCGACCTCGTCGGCCTGCAGGCCCTTCTGGCCCTGCACGACCTTGAAGCTGACCTTCTGCCCTTCTTTCAGGCTTTTGAAGCCCGTGCCGCTGATGGCACGGAAATGCACGAAGACGTCGGGGCCACTCTCCCGGCTGATGAAGCCAAAGCCCTTGGCGTCGTTGAACCACTTGACGGTGCCAATCTCACGATCCGACATGACTCACTCCGTTCTGCACGATGCTGAGACAAGTCGACCTCCCCTTTGGCCGACGACTTACTGGGCATGCAGGGAGCGGGTGGAGCGAGGCGCGATTCGGACGAATCCCGCTTCGGGGCACGCACGTGGACCGAGCAGACACAGTGCCCCAAGCATAACGGAAATTTCGCCAAGGCAAGCGGGCCGCGAAACCGACCTTTCGGACACAAAAAAGCCGGGCATCGCTGCCCGGCTTTCGTAGCTTTCGCGGAGGAACCGCTTAGGCCGGCATGACCTCGTCGGCCTGCAGGCCCTTCTGGCCCTGCACGACCTTGAAGCTGACCTTCTGGCCTTCCTGCAGGCTCTTGAAGCCGGTGCCGCTGATGGCACGGAAATGCACGAACACGTCCGGACCGTTGTCGCGGCTGATGAAGCCGAAGCCCTTGGCGTCGTTGAACCACTTGACGGTACCGATCTGACGATCAGACATGAAACACTCCACTAGGTTTAATCAAAGAGACTCGACCGCCGCAACGTGCGGGGCCGACTTACTGGTGTGCAAGGAAAACCCTAGGGGTGATTCGATGAAGCGCCGGTCGGCGGCATCGGGCCACGTGACTCTGGTGACCCCGGCAAACGCAGTGGGCGCATCATAGCCGGTACCGATCCCCTGTGCGACCGACATGGCTGAACGGCGGAAGGCCCGCCAGCACGGGAAATTTCAGATTTTCTTCACAGTGCCGTTTGTCTAGTGTAGAGGTCGCCAGCCTCGTTGCCGGCCTTGCCTGTCGCCAGAGGAACGCCCGCCATGAAGCTCGCCCTTCCACGCCTGACCATTACCCTGCTCGGCGTCGGCCTGATGCTGACCGGTTGCGCAAACCATCCGGCCCGTTCCGGCTCGACCGGGACCAGTGGGTCGCAGTCGGCATCGGAAACCCCGGCGACACCCCGGGCCCAGCCGAGCGAAAGCCGCGGTGCGGGCCACGCCAGCCATGGCAACCACGCCGCCGCGGCCGGCACACCGGAACAGGCGAGCAAACTGCCCGACAGTACCGGGATTCCGGCGTGCGACGACTATCTCGCCAGCTACGTGGCCTGCCATCGCGCCGCGCAGGTCTACAAGCCCAACGAGATCCAGGGCCGCTACGAAGCCATGCGCACCAGCCTGCTGCGCGACTCGCAGGATCCGGCCATCCGCCCGAATCTGGCCACGCGCTGCAACTCGCTGGCGAGCCAGTTGCGCCAGGCGTTGCACGGCAAGTCCTGCGAAGGCGCGCCGGCCGCGTCACGCAGCAGCGACTGATCTGTCCTGATCGCTCGCCCGCCCGTCCTCCGGCGGGTGAGGTTTCGCCGGTCGCTTAACGCGCCGCCTTCCAGTTTGCCCGCAGGGCCCGTCCGAACGCTGCCGGCTCGCTACGCTCGAGCCGAATCTCCGGCGTCCCATGCCAGGTGGCCGTGCGCGCGATCGCATCGCCCACATCCGCAACCAAGCGCGGGGTAACCTCCTGGCCCGGTTCCAGGAACAGCGCCTTGATCTCGAATACGCCCTCGCCGCGGTGTGCCTTGGCATCCAGTCGCCCGACCAGGCTGCCGCGATGCAGGATCGGCAGCACGTAGTAGCCGTAGCGGCGCTTCGGCGCGGGCGTGTAGCACTCGATCGCGTACTCGAAATCGAACATGGCTTGCGCGCGGGCGCGGTCCCACACCAGCGGATCGAATGGCGAGAGCAAGGCCGTATGAGTCGCACGCAACCGGCCGGCGCGCGCCTTGTCGAGCGATGGCGCATGCTCGCGATGCACGTAGCCGGGCACGCTCCAGCCCTGCACCGGTACCGCCAGCAGTTCGCCCGCCGCGACCAGAGGCGCCAGTTCCGCCTCGTCCACCGCGGGCTTGAGCCGATAGTAATCGGCGACCCAGCGCGCCTGGGCGATGCCCAGCGCACGTACGCTGTCGAGGATGAAGCGCCGACGCAGGCCGGATGTGTCGAGCTGGCTCGGAACGAACGGCGGATCGAGCCTGGCGAGGACGCGCTCGGCCAGGTCGTAGACCCGCTGGAAACGCTCGCGCCGGGGGATCATCAGCTCGCCCAGCGCGAACCAGGCCTCCAGCCAGCGCTTCTCCGGCTTCCATTCCCACCAGCCGCTGACGCCGCGGTCGGCGCGCGGGAAATCGGCCGCGCGCACCGCGCCCTGCGCCCGGATCCGCTCGAGCAGTTCGTCCATGTCGGCGCGGTGGTCCCGATGCATGCGCGCGGCATGGCGGTGCGCCCAGTGCGCGCCGCGCTCACGCCAGGCGCGGTGCATGGGCAGGTCGGCCGCGGGCACGAAACAGGCTTCGTGCGCCCAGCACTCGGCGATGCGTCCCTGGGCCAGCGCGTCGTCGAGCCAGGCGCCGTCGTAGTCGCCCAGGCGCGCATGCAGCACCAGGTAAGGGCTGCGCGCCACCACATGGATGGAATCGATCTGCAGCAGGCGCATGCGCTCGATCGCCCCGACCACGTCGGCGGGCCGCGGACGGCGATCGAACGGCTGCAGCAGGCCCTGGGCGGCCAGGTGCAGCCGACGGGCCTGCGACAGGCTCAACGGCGCGATCTGGCTGGGTAAAGCGGAAGACAACGTGGTCTGGGACTTCACGGAACCCTGCTGCGCAAGATGAGGCCGCGTTTACAAATCGTTTGTTAGCGTGCCGGAAGCGCGGCGACCCCATCGAATGCGTTCAACCCGCGCCCCCGCATTCTGGCATGGAGTATCGATAATGAAATTCCGCAAGCCATGGCTGT
Protein-coding regions in this window:
- a CDS encoding sensor histidine kinase, giving the protein MPGTTDTTHRRRSRLQQLRRRVDNAMFTRARYSQPMMPVMCLLGGLFMPLYWFLWTYVLPQPYSNLGLHLAGCAALLPLAWQRWWPRSFKPWLPLYWYAVITFVLPFFFGYLWLRNGGTIVWMGAHLFSIFITMMLFDLASFALICSLGTALAALAFQLGPHGAWPWHALLQYAPLLALTLILGPLASLSQKFADEAKVKALIGASNNIAHELRTPLGSVQMAGRAIGRYLPNLLESHRVAERAGLPVAALRNPHLQALQRGISVIEHEVNHAHTVIDMLLMAARPMGTLQLEPLQARACVAQALARYPYASQAERERVQLSAEPTDFVLMGSETLLTHVLFNLLRNALFHTGRAGKGEIHVSLDSDAGGHCIRVRDTGPGIPPDVLPRIFNRFYSYSESRDGTGLGIGLAFSQSAVERMGGRISCRSRWGEYTEFFVAFPPCVPTGQGLPA
- a CDS encoding response regulator, which gives rise to MSIDFHGDILPFHFPTTTLLVDDHETYLDSMPLLLDPALRLRSYSSPRKALAELGSHGIRAVPGGGWMYHWKDRSSQTRELVALDIDSIHRVMFDPERFAEVSVVVVDLTMPEMDGISFCRELANPHIGKILLTGTADDCTAIEAFNAGVIDRFIRKSDPQAIDKLQLAIRALQRRYFERVGGFVAEALALGNVRFLRDRAFQQAFRGLVGDFPAVECYLHVNPTGLLLLDERGRGRFVLVQTDEDLRAHYEIASDLGAPEVLLAALREGDRLPWFGEGDGYFHEGIRETEALLHPAVTVRGEQWYHLAVIEDVSRFQLGKLRNYHDWLGEQDQALGA
- a CDS encoding DUF962 domain-containing protein, whose product is MASLAGYRSAPCPTRFRDFYPYYLGEHRNPACRRLHFAGSTLVLLVIAVALVTRDARWLWLAPLAGYGFAWVGHFVFEKNRPATFRHPLYSLAGDWVMYWQILRGRQRM
- a CDS encoding pirin family protein, with protein sequence MDHTPRLIEGRKHDLGDGFTVRRLLPALLARHVGPFVFFDHMGPADFAPGKGMDVRPHPHIGLATITWLFEGAIRHRDSLGSLADIRPGEVNWMTAGRGIVHSERTPPDERRDGQRLHGIQLWVALPREDAEVPPEFHHHGAGELPRIGRDGAELLLIAGTAYGERSPVKVFAPMFLIEANLAEGATLEWPREHAERGVYVVEGEVEMGDVVVGADRMAVQGGNAAVPLRARAPSRLMLFGGAPLDGERHLWWNFVASSRERIERAKADWAAGHFGVVPGDDKEFIPLPEH
- a CDS encoding NADH:flavin oxidoreductase/NADH oxidase; this encodes MNLFTSFEQRSLTLRNRIVVAPMCQYSATDGVPHDWHLVHLGSRAVGGAAAVVAEATAVSPEGRISPGDTGIWNDAQVAAWKPITAFIRGQHAVAGVQLAHAGRKASAQRPWEGGGPLAAGQGDWPTVAPSAIPFDQGWHTPQALDDAGLRKVVDDFRAAARRALAAGFQLVEVHAAHGYLLHQFLSPLSNHRTDAYGGSFENRTRLVREVLAAVREVWPDTLPLWLRVSATDWAPESEGVHGWSVEESVRLAREVKSLGVDLIDVSSGGVVPHVKIPVGPGYQVPFAARIRREAEIATGAVGLITESAQAAGIIEKGEADLVLIARESLRDPYFPRRAAQELGVSLVAPVQYQRAW
- a CDS encoding alpha/beta hydrolase family protein, which translates into the protein MDANPTAAVRVIRVTASDGAASQLLLVGEPMGGRWLYWLPAMGVPAKHYLPLAQALAARGLGVALHEWRGIGSSDRRASRRQDWGYRTLLQDDLPQGFAAVGAAWPGTTGYLGGHSLGGQLATMFAGRHSAQIAGLVLVASGSPYWKNFRRAWLIATAYVAAPVLARLFGHFPGRRIGFGGNEARGVIVDWARSGRTGRYAAAGVGDLEPGMATFAGPLLALRPCDDWLGPAASLEWLLGKLSRARITRAVLTPDDLHGTADHFGWMKTPEPVAARITGWLESQA
- a CDS encoding cold-shock protein; this translates as MSDREIGTVKWFNDAKGFGFISRESGPDVFVHFRAISGTGFKSLKEGQKVSFKVVQGQKGLQADEVAPA
- a CDS encoding cold-shock protein produces the protein MSDRQIGTVKWFNDAKGFGFISRDNGPDVFVHFRAISGTGFKSLQEGQKVSFKVVQGQKGLQADEVMPA
- a CDS encoding winged helix-turn-helix domain-containing protein: MKSQTTLSSALPSQIAPLSLSQARRLHLAAQGLLQPFDRRPRPADVVGAIERMRLLQIDSIHVVARSPYLVLHARLGDYDGAWLDDALAQGRIAECWAHEACFVPAADLPMHRAWRERGAHWAHRHAARMHRDHRADMDELLERIRAQGAVRAADFPRADRGVSGWWEWKPEKRWLEAWFALGELMIPRRERFQRVYDLAERVLARLDPPFVPSQLDTSGLRRRFILDSVRALGIAQARWVADYYRLKPAVDEAELAPLVAAGELLAVPVQGWSVPGYVHREHAPSLDKARAGRLRATHTALLSPFDPLVWDRARAQAMFDFEYAIECYTPAPKRRYGYYVLPILHRGSLVGRLDAKAHRGEGVFEIKALFLEPGQEVTPRLVADVGDAIARTATWHGTPEIRLERSEPAAFGRALRANWKAAR